A region from the Pelobates fuscus isolate aPelFus1 chromosome 3, aPelFus1.pri, whole genome shotgun sequence genome encodes:
- the LOC134602027 gene encoding olfactory receptor 10A7-like — MHVTNQTRVTEILLLGFQDLLHFKMLFLFSLPVFLIVTIFGNILIIWLVASNSSLQSPMYFFLTQLSISDLLVTTNIVPNTLYIIFNEGGTMSLSGCIVQFYFFACSEASECFLLTLMAYDRYLAICNPLRYSMLMNPLVCVTFAIISWLLSFSLELILLISTMFLQFCGTNVIDHFFCDLVPLLKLSCSDTTFFEMEVLIMSVPCCFIPLLSIAVFYVYIVKAAIRISTINGKSKVFSTCSSHLMVVSIFYGSLIGIYMLPTKGKSMTVNKIVSLLYTVVTPMINPIIYSLRNSDIKKVLKKKKACCHYNIGMGIVRIRILLQI; from the coding sequence ATGCATGTTACGAACCAGACCAGGGTCACTGAGATTCTTCTCCTAGGATTTCAGGATCTACTACATTTCaagatgttatttttattttcccttcCTGTTTTCCTTATTGTGACCATATTTGGAAATATTCTGATTATTTGGCTGGTGGCATCTAACAGCAGTCTCCAGTCTCCCATGTACTTCTTCCTAACCCAACTGTCCATTTCTGATTTACTTGTAACAACAAACATTGTCCCTAACacactttatattatatttaatgaaGGAGGCACTATGTCTCTTTCAGGTTGCattgttcagttttatttttttgcttgttcTGAAGCCTCTGAATGTTTCCTCCTGACTCTAATGGCTTATGACAGGTATCTGGCCATCTGTAACCCTCTGAGATACAGCATGTTAATGAACCCCTTGGTATGTGTTACATTTGCTATCATTTCTTGGTTGTTAAGCTTTTCTCTGGAATTGATTTTACTAATATCAACAATGTTTCTTCAATTTTGTGGTACAAATGTTATTGACCATTTTTTCTGTGACCTTGTCCCACTATTAAAACTTTCTTGCTCAGACACCACTTTTTTTGAAATGGAAGTTCTCATAATGAGTGTACCATGTTGTTTTATTCCACTTCTAAGTATTgctgttttttatgtatatattgtgaagGCTGCAATAAGGATCTCCACCATAAATGGAAAGTCAAAAGTATTCTCCACTTGCAGCTCCCATCTAATGGTGGTTTCAATATTCTATGGCTCATTAATTGGAATTTATATGCTTCCAACTAAGGGAAAATCTATGACTGTAAACAAAATTGTATCCTTATTATACACCGTGGTGACTCCTATGATTAACCCGATTATATATAGTCTGAGAAATAGTGATATCAAaaaagttttgaaaaaaaaaaaagcttgttgTCATTACAACATTGGTATGGGTATTGTAAGGATTAGGATCCTACTCCAAATTTAG